One Archangium violaceum genomic window, TGCCGGAGCATGACGAGTACCTGGCCGTGGATCGGCTGGAGGGGCCGGGGTGGAACTTCGTCACGGTGTTGCCCGGGAGCGTGGTGAGCGCGGCGGCCTTGCGGTCGGCACGCTACGTCCTGCTGTTCGGCCTGGTGTCGCTGCTGCTGGAGCTGATCATCATGTACCAGGTGCTCCAGCGGCAGATTGCCCGGCCCCTGCTGGGGCTCACCCAGGCCGCCCATCACGTGGCGTCCGGTGACTTCCAGGTGGCGCTGGACACCTCACGGGGTGACGAGCTGGGGCAGCTGGCGGGTGCCTTCCGGACCATGTCCGACCAGGTGCGGCAGCGGGAAGAGCAGCTGCGGCAGGCCAACGAGCAGCTGGAGCAGCGGGTGGAGGAGCGCACCCGGGAGCTGAAGACGGTCCACGGGCAGCTGGTGCAGACGGCCCGGCAGGCCGGCATGGCGGAGATCGCCACCAGCGTGCTGCACAACGTGGGCAATGTGCTCAACGACCCTGGTGGACGACGCGCTGCGCATCAACGCGGCCGCGCTCACCCGGCACCAGGTGAAGGAGGTGCGTCAGCTGTGCTTCCTGCCTCCGGTGATGATGGACAAGCACAAGGTGTTGATGATCCTCGTCAACCTCATCAGCAACGTCAAGTACGCCATGGATGAGACGCCGGCGGAGCAGCGCATCCTGACGGTGACGCTGGACACCCCCGTCGCCGACCGCGTGCGCATCGAGGTCCGCGACAACGGCATGGGCATCTCCCAGGGGATGCTCACGCGCATCTTCCAGTACGGCTTCACCACCCGAAGGGATGATGGGCACGGCTTCGGCCTGCACTCCAGCTCCCTGGCGGCGCAGGAGCTGGGTGGCTCCCTGACGGTCCACAGCGAGGGGCCCGGGCGTGGCGCCACGTTCACGCTGGAGCTGCCCTATCAACCCATCGAGGAGCCGCCCGCGGCCTGACGGGCTCAGGTCTTGTCGGGCGTGAGGGGAATCTCCAGGGTGGCCGTGGCTCCCCGTCCTGGCCCCTCGCTCTCCAGCGTCAGGGTTCCCCCGAGCATCTGCGCCGCCAGCGCGCTCGAGTGCAGGCCAAAGCCATGCCCGTCCTTGCGGGTGGTGAAGCCGTGCGCGAAGAGCTTCGCCTGATGCTTCGGCTCGATGCCGATGCCCGTGTCCACCACCTGGATGCGCGCCCGCCCATTCCCGGCGGCGAGCCGCACCGTCATGTGCCGCTGTCCCTCGGGCACCGTATCCATGGCGTATTTGGCGTTGCTGACGAGGTTGATGAGGATTTGCAGCACCTTGTGCTTGTCCAGCCTCACCCGGGGGACTCGTGAGACCACGAGGTTGACGGTGATGCCGTGGCGCTGGAGCGCCGCCTGCTGGATGCGCAGGGTGTCGTCGACGAGCTGTCCGAGGTCACACTCCTCGAGGAGCAGCGATGTCTTGGCGTAGGTCTGCTGCACCTGGACGATGGCGCGGATGTGCTCGATATGTCTGTTCATCGCCTCCAGGTTCTCCTGAAGATGTGTCTGCTCACCCAGCAGCTCGCCCGCGAGCGCGGAGATATAGTCGACCAGATGCGCACCGCGTGGATCCTTCGTGAAGAAGTCCCCCAGCCGCCCGCGGTGCTCCTCCAGCAGCGCGGCCACCTGCTTCACCCGGACAACCCGGGAGGAGCCCACCGCCTGACGCGTCACCTCCAGGTTGACCACGGCGCTGGTGAGGACGTTGCCCACGTTGTGCAACACATTGGAGGCGATCTCCGTCATGCCCACCGCGCGCGCCGTCTCCACGAGCCGGACCTGGGTCCGCTTGAGCTCGTGCGTGCGCTCGTCCACGCGGCGCTCGAGCTCGTCCTTGGCGTGGCGCAGGGCCGTCTCCGCGCGCTGGACCTCGTCATAGAGCCGCGCGTTCTCGATGGAGATGGCCGCCTGAGAGGCGATGTGTCCGAGCAGCGCGATGCGGGAGGGCGTGAAGGCCTCGGCGGCGAGGCGGTTCTCCAGGTACAGCACGCCAGCGAGTCCCTCCTTGCGCACGAGCGGCAGGCACAGCACGGACCGGGCCAGGCCGCGCTCGAGGTACGTATCCGACGAGAAGGGATGGGGCCGCGAGGCATCGCCGATGAGCACGTGCTCGCACGTGCGCCGGACGTAGGTGAGGAGCGTCCAGGGCAGGCCCTCCGTGTGGGCCTCGTCCTCCGGGAACACCCGGACGCCGTCTTGTGAGTCGTTGGAGATGGCGGCGATGCGCAGGGAGTTGCCATGCGGGAGCAGGAGGGCACCGCGCTGGGCGCCGGCGTTCTCGATGGCGACCTCCATCAACGTGGTCACCAGCCGCTCCAGGACGATTTCACCGGAGATGGCCTGCTGGGCCTTCACCACGGAGAGCGCGTCGAGCTGCGTGGAGCTCGTGTCGTGAGAGGGGGTGTCCGAGCCCTCCGCCATGGCCACGATCGCGGGCCACTGTTGCTCCAGGTGCTGGACCTTGCCGTGGGCGCCCCACTGCCGGAACGCCTCACGGGCCTCGCGGGCATACGGCAGGGCGATGGTGGGGACGCGC contains:
- a CDS encoding HAMP domain-containing protein, with amino-acid sequence MRDDGQIIAHPELDLQGANVGYNILGAALKPGEVPPKLGSEAQQVHLRSLFEKVRNRPPGESLLELPEHDEYLAVDRLEGPGWNFVTVLPGSVVSAAALRSARYVLLFGLVSLLLELIIMYQVLQRQIARPLLGLTQAAHHVASGDFQVALDTSRGDELGQLAGAFRTMSDQVRQREEQLRQANEQLEQRVEERTRELKTVHGQLVQTARQAGMAEIATSVLHNVGNVLNDPGGRRAAHQRGRAHPAPGEGGASAVLPASGDDGQAQGVDDPRQPHQQRQVRHG
- a CDS encoding ATP-binding protein yields the protein MILVNLISNVKYAMDETPAEQRILTVTLDTPVADRVRIEVRDNGMGISQGMLTRIFQYGFTTRRDDGHGFGLHSSSLAAQELGGSLTVHSEGPGRGATFTLELPYQPIEEPPAA